The region GTAAAGGTGCTTGTCTATTAGTTCTAGCTTGCCAGCTGAAACAACTTTATTAGATTGCTTGGCTTCAATTACAGAAAATATTTTATTGTCGTAGCTAAAGAAACTCTTAGGCCAACCTTGGTAAGCACGAATCTCGCGCTCTATCTGCTCGGCAGGTTTAGTATAGTCTATTTGCCCATCTTGCTTGGTAGTTTTATGGGTTAGAGTTATGGAGTCGACATCCTGCTCTAGTAGCTCTAGCCCACCTTCTAGGAATAGTTTAATTGTTTCCGGCAAGAGAGCATCATTTAGCTTAGATAGCTCTAGGCGCAGCTCTATTGCGTTACTAGTGCCAATCTCTATTTGGCCCCAACTCAGAATCGGCCCATCGTCTAATCCTGGGGTGATTTTGATTATAGTAACACCCGTGCGCTTATCGCCGCTTAGTATGCTTGCCCTAATAGGGTTAGAGCCTCTGTGCCTCGGTAGAAGGCTGAAGTGGCTATTTAGTATGCCCTTTGGG is a window of Patescibacteria group bacterium DNA encoding:
- a CDS encoding formyltransferase family protein, which encodes MISKKAISPRPSIVFFGTGQTSLEALRAVDSYYPIELVVTKPPALNSSGRLFKNAVQQWAEENAIVVINPASKSDLIDKLKASDFKSKIGLVLDFGMVIPSEAIDMFPKGILNSHFSLLPRHRGSNPIRASILSGDKRTGVTIIKITPGLDDGPILSWGQIEIGTSNAIELRLELSKLNDALLPETIKLFLEGGLELLEQDVDSITLTHKTTKQDGQIDYTKPAEQIEREIRAYQGWPKSFFSYDNKIFSVIEAKQSNKVVSAGKLELIDKHLY